The Melanotaenia boesemani isolate fMelBoe1 chromosome 3, fMelBoe1.pri, whole genome shotgun sequence genome contains the following window.
TTAAGGGACATGCTGATCCATACGGGGATGGAAGGAGGAGCCTGACAGCATCAGAGACTCTTTACTACACGTTTGTTTTCCAGGCTGGTGACAGACTCTCACCTCTTTACTACACCAACATTCAGattcaaagcaaaacaaatgttCTGTCTCACCAGGCGGAAGCACAAAGCTCCACAGTGCTTCTTTTAAAGCAAAACCACAGCTcagtaacagaaataaaatgtttctattgGTCTCTAAtgactttattaaaacatctgttgtttttattctcttagaatgaagcGCTTTCTATTTCCTCaccgtgggtccacatacatgcagCTGCCACCggtttttactacggtgtctctgagtggacaaacaagctttaaagctgcagcagcagctttgtctGAAGGAGCTAGAGCTCCGTTCGGGATCCGTTATGCCTtaaagcaccatagaagaagaagacagtacagtcaccgctgcacctgaggccgctggatccactcacacacgcaaacatctttatgtctggaagaagtttggccactgatggccaccgtaCTTTCATAGCTCTGCTTtaccatctttaccactagatggcagtaattctcACACACTcagttcttcttctctggtctgTTCATAGCAGCAACAGCTTGCTCATACGAGGCGTCGCCCCCATCAAAACCACTTCTGACCCTGGTAAATTAATTACACGTGATATTTTAAAGTCTGACTACCTGCTGGCCTGTCAGCATCGATCCAGTACTGGCTATTCTGGTTTAGAACGTCCTGTATGAATATGACGTTTGACAGTCAGGTGACCTGAGGCTGCTCTCTCATTGGTTCTGGGTTTAGTCCGGATTAGATTTACCTGGTACCACTGCTGTCAAAGAAATGATCACAATCTTATCAACATCACAATTATTCTGCATTAAACTTCCCTACACTAGAAATGTCTGAGTTTTATTTCCATCTGTTCGTGTCATAAGAAAACATAGGAACAAAGTAAATTCCAGTAAATGGGCTCTGTGTGCAGAATGAATCCTACATGTTGGCTGGATTTCTGAAAGGCTGCAGGACCTTCCAGCCACCCAACGGTTCTCCTGCAGGATGGCTTTCAGGCTGCTGAGACGTCCCCCACAACCACACCCGCCTCATGTTTCACCCCACCAGGGTTCGTTTGGAGggaaaactcttcctctgctggaCTTTTCCATGAAGACGTGGACGGAGAACAAAGCAAGAAGCGGACACGCGTGGAAGGTGGTGCGAGGAATTAACCTATGATTAATTCCTCGTAGGTTTAAACCTGCAGTTACGTGTGGAAGCAGGTGAACATCCCTGATTTAGATTGAGCCGGCTCGCTGGGCGTGACGGTGGCGATGGTGTGATTTTATGTTCCGGTAGTTCTGGAACCATCATCTCGTTCTGGAAAATAACAGACAAAACCTTCAATGTGAcatgatttttatttgaaatcagCGTGATGAAAGTTCGTTTTAAAGCAGCCGTCTTCGGCTGTTTGAGCGTTAAAACGAGCGGAAGCTGCGGCCGCTCAGCTGACGCCCACTTCCTGTGGCGATGTGACGGTCAGCAGGTACGAGTTTATGTGAGGCAGAAGCCGCCAGTTGTTGGTGGCGATGTTAAAATGCACGGTGTCGTCTTCCGACCTGATCTTCAGCAGGACCTGAGACCGCggtgggaggaaaaaaaggacaCAGAACTCGTCTTTACAGGACATGTCCGATACCAGGAAGGGGAGGAAGTGTTTGGTTACCAGGGCGACCAGAGCGGCTTCCTGCAGCCGGCAGCAGAAGAGGCTGACAGCAGCGTCCGTAGTCTCCGAGCACATTTCATCCCATAATCCCTGGAACACCTTCAGTCTGCTGGCTGGAGCCCAGCTCCGCGGAGCGGGCAGCGGCAGGAAGACCTGCGGGAACGCCACGTGGATGTCCGGCAGGGCGGTGTGCCAGCAGAGTCCGTCTGTGGCGGTGAAGATGGCGCTGACCTGGAGGGTGGTGGGGTAGGGGTGTCTGGGCTTCAGTCTCAGCGTCACCGCCGGCGACGGCCTCTCTCTGAAGAGACACGGGACGCTgatgtcctgcaggtcttcgTAGTGATCGTTAGTGAGCTGGAAGTGGAGACGGATGCTAAAGAGGTGGTCAAAACGCGGGTCCCGGTCCTCACTATGGGTCAGCTGGTACGTCAGCGTTATTTGTGAAGCGAAGCCGGGGTCGCTGAGCTGGGCTCTGTAGGTCTGCAGTGCTGCTTCGTCCGGGACGTCCTCTTCCTCGGCCTCATTCAGGTCGCTGTCTTCGGCTTCTGCTCGCAGCCCAGGACCAGCCTCTGCCAGCCGGATTATCCTTTTCTCTGTGTGGTGGACCGTCAGGACGCCCGTCAGCCCCTCGCTCTCAGCCATGATGCACGACAGCGTTCGCTTCTTGACCTGGTGCCCGCCTTCCCCTGCACCTGGCGCCAGCACCGCCGCCAGCTTCTCCCGGGACAGTGTGGTGAGGAGGGCGTAGTAGAGCCGAGCGTGGTCCTGGATGTCCGTGTCTCCGTAGCGACAGGTGAGATCCAGCAGGACGTCAGCCAGAGGGACGAGCAGCGAGTCCAGGCTGGGGTGGAGGAGCAGGCGGTGGCAGACGGTCAGGACGCCGTTTCCCCGACGCCAGTCGCCACCTAAACGCAGCGAGGAAGAAGACGGCGTGAGGATGGAGGACAGGAAGTGGAGGGTGCTGCTCTGGGAGATCTGTCTGTCCTCCGCCACCCGGGCCAGCATCTTCAGGTGCCAGCTGAGGTCTGGCAGGGTTAGCTGGGCCAGCGGGGCCTCGGTGATCCCCCTCTGAAGGGTCTTCAAGAAGCCCAGAGTCCAGTTGGAGTCGCAGAGTCTGTCCTGAGTCTGGTCCACCATGTTAATGAGGTGTGGCGCCAGGTGTGTGTGGCGCAGGTAGAGCCCACACAGCTGATCGCTCAGGCTGGCGGCGTAGCGCTCCACGTGGCAGAAACGCAGGAGAAAGAGGAAGGCAGCTCTGAAAAAGGTCACAACAATCTCTCTGCCGCCGCCGCTGTCCACAATGCGCAGCAGGGACGCCACGTGTTCGGACAGGAAGGCCAGCCCCcgcccctcctcttcctccgcCTCCAGGTAAACCAGAGACAGCAGGTTGAGTCGGGCCAGCAGGGTGGCGCTGTCGTTGAACACGGTGGGCAGCAGGACCGCAGCGAGCCGCGGCGTCAGGAGCACGGGCAGCACCTCGTCGCTGTCGCCACAGCTGATTGGACGGTTCTCTGGGAAGTGCAGGATGCAGTCCATGTAGAAGAGCTTCTCAGGCGTAGTGAGGAGCGGATGCTGGGAGAGGACGAGCAGCCGCTTCAGGATGAAGGCCTCGTCCTCGGAGCTGAACAGGCTGTCGGTGAAGGCGCTCTTCATCAGCAGCGTGGCGTGGAAGAGGCAGACCTGACGGGAGGAAGCAGAGATACACCGGTTTGATCATCTCATCACCGCTCTTCCAGCGCCCTTCATTTTATTCCTaaacttaaatatttatctagatttatttattaactgtaaATCAGTGCAGTCGGGGTTTTTACTGGTCTGTATTTAGTaggatttttattattgtgatGAAGTAAACATGACGAAACTACACaaagatgaaagagaaaaaacaaacacggAGCCGGTGGACAAACATGTAGAAGATAGtgttacatcatcatcatcatcatcacatttattatcattttattataattatagctgtagtagcagtagtagtagtagtaatagcaCTAGTACTAGTAGTAGCAGTAGAAGctgtattagtagtagtagtagtagcagtattaatagtagcagtagtagtagtagtagtagtagcagtagtagtattagcagtagtagtagtagtattattagtagcagtagtagtagtagtagtagtagtagcagtattagtagtagtagtagtattagtagtagtagtagtagtagtagcagcagtagtagtattagcagtagtagtagtagcagtagtagtagtagtagtagtattagtagcagtagtagtagtagcagtattagtagtagtagcagtagtagtagtattagtagtagtagtagtagtattagcagtagcagtagtagcagtagtagtagtagtagtagtattagtagaagtagtagtagtagtagtattagtagtagtagtagtagtagt
Protein-coding sequences here:
- the ap5b1 gene encoding AP-5 complex subunit beta-1; translated protein: MASSWTERISAFFVSPARFLSGTTADTFLSELLRDLRDDRASYSIKLVLLSPLCEYPSLLCPSDSVGEETALELMSVFAQCPPKSLQFRCQLLVALTCVLQCSSCASSRSHASLDFLDLLLQISQDSGDIHADGAQRLLRTTACECLREMEACSPGLLSQRLELLSGLRQQENCRLHQAVAGLHSLVLRNAVYQLTQEPGAGAEHLKALLGGNASVGWEAEQDSGSTSEDLAPLSCLIPGPMGTVPTLHTGPDCKELRSVLSSLLEESYLLTPLCQAGLLFRLTEVVAMVPGIPPAIFRAQLLRLLGTSEVCLFHATLLMKSAFTDSLFSSEDEAFILKRLLVLSQHPLLTTPEKLFYMDCILHFPENRPISCGDSDEVLPVLLTPRLAAVLLPTVFNDSATLLARLNLLSLVYLEAEEEEGRGLAFLSEHVASLLRIVDSGGGREIVVTFFRAAFLFLLRFCHVERYAASLSDQLCGLYLRHTHLAPHLINMVDQTQDRLCDSNWTLGFLKTLQRGITEAPLAQLTLPDLSWHLKMLARVAEDRQISQSSTLHFLSSILTPSSSSLRLGGDWRRGNGVLTVCHRLLLHPSLDSLLVPLADVLLDLTCRYGDTDIQDHARLYYALLTTLSREKLAAVLAPGAGEGGHQVKKRTLSCIMAESEGLTGVLTVHHTEKRIIRLAEAGPGLRAEAEDSDLNEAEEEDVPDEAALQTYRAQLSDPGFASQITLTYQLTHSEDRDPRFDHLFSIRLHFQLTNDHYEDLQDISVPCLFRERPSPAVTLRLKPRHPYPTTLQVSAIFTATDGLCWHTALPDIHVAFPQVFLPLPAPRSWAPASRLKVFQGLWDEMCSETTDAAVSLFCCRLQEAALVALVTKHFLPFLVSDMSCKDEFCVLFFLPPRSQVLLKIRSEDDTVHFNIATNNWRLLPHINSYLLTVTSPQEVGVS